A genomic window from bacterium includes:
- a CDS encoding ATP-binding protein, with protein sequence MQTSGGIPAERIRHLNEAFSSFTVASGALGQYYEKLQETVRHLTIELKERNVQLKTALGEAETAKDNLRCVLQSMDEVVVVLDPDGNMTMANRAAAEMLGPAVAEGVGKPLESLGFTLGKCGADAVLVANGKRYDVIASRSNVVDPSGEVRGSVLLVRDVTKMKELESQSERNRRLIRMGEMAAKIVHEIRNPLCSIELYATMLQSGLGGAEETKLARGISSGIRSLNNILTNMLLFAKRQKPSLVRVETAGIVDEALSLLEPMIGSRGVSIEKRVEGAPSLDGDPELLKQVLLNVLLNAIQATPAEGRIRVAVREEDDSAVIEVSDEGEGIREEDRERIFDPFFSTKEKGTGLGLAITSRIMEAHGGFIRVRSEVGRGSAFALHFPPAGTLSEGALT encoded by the coding sequence ATGCAGACTAGCGGCGGGATCCCTGCGGAACGAATCCGGCACCTCAACGAGGCGTTCTCCTCGTTCACGGTCGCGTCGGGCGCGCTCGGGCAATATTACGAGAAGCTCCAGGAAACGGTGCGCCACCTCACGATCGAGCTCAAGGAGCGAAACGTCCAGCTCAAGACCGCTCTCGGGGAGGCGGAAACGGCGAAGGACAACCTCCGGTGCGTCCTCCAGAGCATGGACGAGGTGGTCGTCGTCCTCGACCCCGACGGGAACATGACGATGGCGAACCGGGCCGCGGCCGAAATGCTGGGACCCGCCGTGGCCGAAGGCGTCGGAAAGCCGCTCGAGAGTCTCGGGTTCACCCTGGGGAAATGCGGCGCCGACGCCGTCCTCGTGGCGAACGGAAAGCGGTACGACGTCATCGCGTCCCGCTCGAACGTCGTCGACCCCTCGGGCGAGGTGCGCGGGAGCGTCCTCCTCGTCCGGGACGTCACCAAGATGAAGGAACTCGAGTCGCAATCCGAGCGAAACCGCAGGCTCATCCGGATGGGCGAGATGGCCGCCAAGATCGTGCACGAGATCCGCAATCCCCTCTGCAGCATCGAGCTCTACGCGACGATGCTGCAGAGCGGGCTCGGAGGGGCGGAGGAGACGAAGCTCGCCCGGGGAATCTCGAGCGGCATCCGGAGCCTCAACAACATCCTCACGAACATGCTCCTGTTCGCGAAGCGGCAGAAGCCCTCCCTGGTCCGCGTCGAAACGGCCGGGATCGTCGACGAGGCCCTTTCCCTGCTCGAACCGATGATCGGCTCGCGGGGAGTGAGCATCGAGAAACGCGTCGAGGGAGCGCCGAGCCTCGACGGCGATCCGGAGCTCCTCAAGCAGGTCCTCCTGAACGTTCTCCTCAACGCCATCCAGGCGACGCCGGCGGAAGGCCGGATCCGGGTGGCGGTCCGGGAGGAGGACGATTCCGCGGTCATCGAGGTGTCCGACGAGGGCGAGGGGATCCGCGAAGAGGACCGGGAGAGGATCTTCGATCCGTTCTTCAGCACGAAAGAGAAGGGGACCGGGCTGGGCCTCGCGATCACCTCGAGGATCATGGAGGCGCACGGCGGGTTCATCCGGGTCCGGAGCGAGGTGGGCAGGGGGAGCGCGTTCGCGCTTCACTTTCCCCCCGCCGGGACGTTGAGCGAGGGAGCGTTGACGTGA
- a CDS encoding FliI/YscN family ATPase: MPVVDLSPCLRAVERSEPLRIYGKIVEITGLLIKATGLSVSIGEACEIYSGGGPPIEAEVVGFRDGKALLMAIGDLSRIKLGSRVHSVGKKVFVRVGPEIIGRVIDGMGNPIDGKGPLVGAEHPLFDISPDPLRRRRITHPIDLGIRALNGLLTCGKGQRIGIMAGPGVGKSVLLGMIAKYTDASVNVIALTGERGREVREFIDRNLGEEGMRKSVVVVATSEQPALMKLRAAFTATAIAEYFRNCGHDVLLFMDSLTRVAMAQREIGLALGEPPTTKGYTPSLSTILSKLLERAGTREGKGSITGMYTVLVEGDDLSDPVADASMAILDGHIVLSRDLAVENQYPAVDILRSISRVMPDIVEPAHKEAASRFRELLATYRKHEDMISIGAYKEGTNPKIDRAIRMIDRLKGYLRQGENEPRNFNESVAQLYRLFEEAPDEPARNDR, translated from the coding sequence GTGCCGGTCGTTGACCTTTCCCCCTGTCTCCGTGCCGTCGAGCGGTCCGAGCCGCTCCGGATCTACGGGAAGATCGTCGAGATCACGGGACTGCTCATCAAGGCGACCGGCCTCTCGGTGAGCATCGGGGAAGCGTGCGAGATCTATTCCGGCGGCGGCCCGCCCATCGAGGCGGAGGTCGTGGGGTTCCGGGACGGGAAGGCGCTCCTGATGGCGATCGGCGATCTGTCCCGGATCAAGCTCGGGAGCCGGGTCCATTCCGTCGGGAAGAAGGTGTTCGTCCGGGTCGGGCCCGAAATCATCGGCCGGGTCATCGACGGGATGGGGAACCCGATCGACGGGAAGGGCCCGCTTGTCGGGGCGGAACACCCCCTTTTCGACATCTCCCCGGATCCCCTGCGACGGAGGAGGATCACGCATCCGATCGACCTCGGCATCCGGGCCCTCAACGGGCTTCTCACCTGCGGGAAAGGGCAGCGCATCGGGATCATGGCGGGACCGGGTGTCGGCAAGAGCGTTCTCCTGGGGATGATCGCGAAGTACACCGACGCCTCCGTCAACGTCATCGCGCTGACCGGCGAGCGGGGGAGGGAAGTCCGCGAGTTCATCGACCGGAACCTCGGCGAGGAAGGGATGCGCAAGTCCGTAGTCGTCGTGGCGACGTCCGAGCAGCCGGCATTGATGAAGCTCCGCGCCGCGTTCACGGCCACGGCCATCGCGGAATATTTCCGGAATTGCGGCCACGACGTCCTCCTTTTCATGGACTCGCTCACGCGCGTGGCGATGGCGCAGCGGGAGATCGGCCTTGCCCTGGGCGAGCCGCCGACGACCAAGGGGTACACGCCCTCCCTGTCCACCATCCTCTCCAAGCTCCTGGAGCGGGCGGGAACCAGGGAAGGGAAGGGGAGCATCACGGGGATGTACACGGTCCTCGTCGAGGGGGACGACTTGTCGGACCCCGTCGCGGATGCCTCGATGGCCATCCTCGACGGCCACATCGTCCTGTCGCGGGACCTCGCCGTCGAGAACCAGTATCCCGCCGTCGACATCCTCCGTTCCATCAGCCGGGTGATGCCGGATATCGTCGAGCCGGCCCACAAGGAGGCGGCGAGCCGCTTCCGGGAGCTCCTGGCGACGTATCGCAAGCACGAGGACATGATCAGCATCGGCGCCTACAAGGAGGGGACCAACCCGAAGATCGACCGGGCCATCCGGATGATCGACCGGTTGAAAGGATACCTCCGGCAGGGGGAGAACGAACCCCGGAATTTCAATGAGAGCGTTGCGCAACTCTACCGACTCTTCGAGGAGGCCCCCGATGAACCGGCTCGGAACGATCGGTAA
- the flgB gene encoding flagellar basal body rod protein FlgB, giving the protein MSDIFKTLENQIRAANVRHGVIASNIANVDTPGFKARDVKFDEALETATIELRKTSPVHMGGTESVSGGTVAVESRPSWGDRNNVELDVEVAKMTENAVFFQTAVTLLSTNIRMYKTALRR; this is encoded by the coding sequence ATGAGCGATATCTTCAAAACCCTGGAGAACCAGATCCGCGCGGCGAACGTGCGCCACGGGGTGATCGCCTCCAACATCGCCAACGTCGACACGCCCGGCTTCAAGGCGAGGGACGTCAAGTTCGACGAGGCCCTCGAGACCGCGACGATCGAACTGCGCAAGACGAGCCCGGTCCACATGGGCGGCACCGAGAGCGTCTCCGGCGGGACGGTCGCCGTGGAATCGCGGCCTTCCTGGGGAGACCGCAACAACGTGGAGCTCGACGTGGAAGTCGCGAAGATGACCGAAAACGCGGTCTTTTTCCAGACCGCGGTCACGCTCCTGTCCACGAATATCCGGATGTACAAGACGGCGTTGAGGAGGTAA
- the fliE gene encoding flagellar hook-basal body complex protein FliE encodes MTDMRIAGIGGAGIPTPVRNPDKIAGGGFDNILQDAVGKISQVQKDAETAVRELSSGGDVTSAVLSMEKADMTFQMMVEVRNRLLTAYEEIMRMSI; translated from the coding sequence ATGACGGACATGAGGATCGCGGGAATCGGGGGTGCCGGAATTCCGACCCCTGTCAGGAATCCGGACAAGATCGCCGGCGGGGGGTTCGACAATATCCTCCAGGACGCCGTGGGGAAGATCTCCCAGGTCCAGAAGGACGCCGAAACCGCGGTCCGGGAGCTCTCCTCGGGCGGCGATGTGACGAGCGCCGTCCTCTCGATGGAGAAGGCGGACATGACCTTCCAGATGATGGTCGAGGTCCGGAACCGCCTGCTCACGGCGTACGAAGAGATCATGCGGATGTCGATCTAA
- the fliF gene encoding flagellar basal-body MS-ring/collar protein FliF encodes MPTSMPDVFDAVKAWPARKKATGFAVIVASVALVVFAFTWSQKEEYHVLYSNLSEADAGQIVQKLKEMKVPYRVEAGGILVPADKVYDTRLQLASQGLPQGGGVGFELFDKTSFGTTEFVQKLNYKRALQGEIARTVMAIGAVEQCRVHLAIPEKSLFAREGEQERPTASVLVKLRQGKTLSSGQVDGIVHFVASSVEGLNAQEITVVDAKGNVLSKAGSDVAGLSASQFDFQSSYSKDLEGRIISILEPVVGKGKVRAKVSAVIDFSRVETTEEKFDPEGQVVRSEQKQNEKSSTMGAGGVPGVASNLPGKTTVAATPSQGLSEKQSQTVNYEMTKVTSRTVNTPGLVKKLTAAVLVDGIYTPQQGSKEMKYTPRSEEDVRRYEELVRETMGFTESRGDQIKVVNMPFEVVREEEILPPKTRIIEMAAPAVRYILPILALVLLVLFVLRPLAQSLSASGSSLPGAPSPIPQTYAEIDKTGARKELPARAQVADWARKNPTDAANVIKSWMR; translated from the coding sequence ATGCCGACCAGCATGCCCGATGTGTTCGACGCCGTAAAGGCCTGGCCCGCCCGCAAGAAGGCGACCGGCTTCGCCGTGATCGTCGCCTCCGTGGCGCTCGTCGTCTTCGCCTTCACGTGGTCGCAGAAGGAGGAGTACCACGTCCTCTACTCGAACCTGTCCGAGGCGGACGCCGGCCAGATCGTCCAGAAGCTGAAGGAAATGAAAGTGCCCTACCGGGTCGAAGCGGGCGGGATCCTCGTCCCGGCCGACAAGGTCTACGACACGCGGCTTCAGCTTGCGTCCCAGGGGCTTCCCCAGGGAGGCGGGGTCGGGTTCGAACTCTTCGACAAGACGAGCTTCGGGACGACGGAGTTCGTCCAGAAGCTCAACTACAAAAGGGCGCTCCAGGGGGAAATCGCGCGGACGGTCATGGCGATCGGCGCGGTGGAGCAGTGCCGGGTTCACCTCGCGATTCCCGAAAAGTCGCTGTTCGCCCGGGAAGGGGAGCAGGAGCGGCCCACCGCCTCGGTGCTCGTGAAACTCCGGCAGGGCAAGACCCTGTCCTCCGGCCAGGTGGACGGCATCGTCCACTTCGTCGCGAGCAGCGTCGAGGGGCTCAACGCGCAGGAGATCACCGTCGTCGACGCGAAGGGGAACGTGCTCTCGAAGGCCGGCAGCGACGTCGCGGGCCTGAGCGCAAGCCAGTTCGACTTCCAGAGCAGCTACTCGAAGGACCTCGAGGGTCGGATCATCAGCATCCTCGAACCGGTCGTGGGCAAGGGGAAGGTCCGGGCGAAGGTCTCCGCGGTGATCGACTTTTCGCGGGTCGAGACGACCGAGGAGAAGTTCGATCCGGAAGGCCAGGTCGTCCGGAGCGAACAGAAGCAGAACGAGAAGTCTTCGACCATGGGCGCCGGCGGCGTGCCGGGCGTGGCCTCGAACCTCCCGGGGAAGACGACGGTCGCCGCGACGCCGTCGCAGGGGTTGTCCGAGAAGCAGAGCCAGACGGTGAACTACGAGATGACGAAGGTCACGAGCCGGACCGTCAACACTCCCGGCCTCGTCAAGAAACTCACGGCGGCCGTCCTGGTCGACGGGATCTACACCCCCCAGCAGGGCTCCAAGGAGATGAAGTACACCCCCCGCAGCGAAGAGGATGTCCGCCGGTACGAGGAACTGGTCCGGGAGACGATGGGCTTCACGGAGAGCCGGGGCGACCAGATCAAGGTCGTGAACATGCCGTTCGAGGTTGTCCGCGAGGAGGAGATCCTTCCGCCCAAGACCAGAATCATCGAGATGGCGGCCCCCGCGGTGCGATATATCCTTCCCATTCTCGCTCTCGTCCTGCTGGTGCTTTTCGTGCTGCGGCCCCTCGCGCAGTCGTTGTCGGCCTCCGGATCGAGCCTCCCCGGGGCCCCGTCGCCGATCCCGCAGACCTATGCCGAGATCGACAAGACCGGCGCGCGAAAGGAATTGCCGGCCCGGGCGCAGGTCGCCGACTGGGCGCGAAAGAACCCGACGGACGCCGCGAACGTCATCAAGAGCTGGATGCGATAA
- the fliJ gene encoding flagellar export protein FliJ produces MNRLGTIGKVLQLKENREEEIECEVRALRNAVGADQTRLGILESSYMDTLEAFNRKQLEGGLAPHEMGIYYSYFFHIDKEMERKKAEIARALSELDAKQGDLVAAHKETRVVESLKDRRSREYEKEDARRERKEMDFISSTRRAGQ; encoded by the coding sequence ATGAACCGGCTCGGAACGATCGGTAAGGTTCTGCAGCTCAAGGAGAACAGGGAGGAGGAGATCGAGTGCGAGGTCCGCGCGCTTCGCAACGCGGTCGGTGCGGACCAGACGCGTCTCGGCATCCTCGAAAGCAGCTACATGGACACCCTCGAGGCGTTCAACCGGAAGCAGCTCGAAGGGGGGCTTGCGCCCCACGAGATGGGGATCTACTACAGCTACTTCTTCCACATCGACAAGGAGATGGAGAGGAAGAAGGCGGAAATCGCCAGGGCCCTTTCGGAGCTCGACGCGAAGCAGGGTGACCTCGTCGCGGCGCACAAGGAGACGCGGGTCGTGGAGTCGTTGAAGGACCGGCGATCCCGGGAATACGAAAAAGAGGACGCGCGGCGGGAGCGCAAGGAGATGGACTTCATCTCGTCCACGAGGAGGGCCGGGCAGTGA
- the flgC gene encoding flagellar basal body rod protein FlgC, translated as MNSFDVLKISGSALEAQRRRMNVIASNLANANSTRTEEGGPYKRQDVVFTSTNIGSNPVELKGVKVADVVPDGKPPKRVYDPGHPDADKEGFVGMPNVNAMEEMVNMMMAYRAYEASVATFNTAKTMMLKTLELGRV; from the coding sequence GTGAACTCGTTCGACGTGCTGAAGATCAGCGGCTCGGCCCTCGAGGCGCAGCGGCGGCGGATGAACGTCATCGCCTCGAACCTTGCGAACGCGAACTCGACGAGAACGGAGGAGGGCGGCCCCTACAAGCGGCAGGACGTCGTCTTCACCTCCACGAACATCGGGTCGAACCCGGTGGAGCTCAAGGGCGTCAAGGTCGCGGACGTCGTCCCCGACGGAAAACCGCCGAAGAGGGTCTACGATCCCGGCCACCCCGACGCGGACAAGGAAGGCTTCGTCGGGATGCCGAACGTCAACGCGATGGAGGAAATGGTCAACATGATGATGGCGTACCGGGCCTACGAAGCCTCCGTGGCGACCTTCAACACGGCCAAGACCATGATGCTCAAGACCCTCGAGCTGGGGAGAGTCTGA
- a CDS encoding FliH/SctL family protein, which yields MYKRKFASDAKVSKFAFPSFEGIGEPPRAGRPDGRGARPSERTIADVEREAHVRGFEAGEKAGAESVLREAAPLLEGLQCAVDAIRVLREQISREAEPQMVDLALAIARRIVMEELSSCPERIVAIVKEAIRRIERAGPITIKVHPDLYNLMAGVKADLAESRTEILFDVDPSVSPSGPIVMGTSEEVLTDVDDQIRTIADDIRSARAGR from the coding sequence TTGTATAAGAGGAAGTTCGCGAGCGACGCGAAGGTTTCGAAATTCGCATTCCCCTCGTTCGAGGGGATCGGGGAGCCGCCGCGTGCCGGGCGCCCGGACGGCCGGGGAGCCCGACCCTCCGAACGGACGATCGCGGATGTCGAGCGGGAAGCGCACGTCCGGGGATTCGAGGCGGGGGAGAAAGCCGGGGCCGAAAGCGTCCTGCGCGAGGCGGCCCCGCTTCTCGAGGGACTGCAGTGTGCCGTCGACGCGATACGCGTCCTGAGGGAGCAGATCTCCCGGGAGGCCGAGCCGCAGATGGTCGACCTCGCACTGGCCATCGCCCGGCGGATCGTGATGGAGGAGCTTTCCTCCTGCCCCGAGCGGATCGTCGCGATCGTGAAGGAAGCGATCCGGAGGATCGAGCGGGCCGGGCCGATCACAATCAAGGTGCATCCCGACCTCTACAACCTGATGGCCGGAGTGAAAGCCGACCTCGCGGAGTCCCGGACCGAGATCCTGTTCGACGTCGACCCCTCCGTCTCCCCGAGCGGTCCGATCGTGATGGGGACGTCGGAGGAAGTGCTTACGGACGTCGACGACCAGATCCGGACCATCGCCGACGATATCAGGAGCGCACGTGCCGGTCGTTGA
- the fliG gene encoding flagellar motor switch protein FliG: MAANPLTGYEKSAILLSIVGEEAAAEVLKNLDMQEVGKITTHMSRLKSIRKEVMDVVLKEVTGIISQDDIQFVSGNEYIKKVLNKGFGADSASKVLDRALKDAPLDSLRWVDPWTLANFLMNEHPQTVAFILCLLEPTRAAEILGFFNEALRADVAVRIATTERIPESAIEEIRGALDGQLELGTSSGIKFGGMKAIAEILNQSDRSMEAAVFKKIEEQDKPLAESIRELMFVFDDLVELDDRAMQMVLKEVSTDELALALKTAAEVLKTKIFKNMSQRAVEILKDEIATKGPVKVTDVEKSQQKVVGIARKLEAEGKIVIGGRGGEELVV, translated from the coding sequence ATGGCCGCCAACCCGCTCACCGGATACGAGAAGTCCGCGATCCTCCTGAGCATCGTCGGGGAAGAGGCCGCCGCAGAGGTCCTCAAGAACCTGGACATGCAGGAAGTGGGCAAGATCACGACCCACATGAGCCGCCTCAAGTCGATCCGGAAAGAGGTGATGGATGTGGTGCTCAAGGAGGTCACGGGGATCATCTCCCAGGACGACATCCAGTTCGTCAGCGGAAACGAGTACATCAAGAAGGTCCTGAACAAGGGGTTCGGGGCGGACAGCGCCTCCAAGGTCCTCGATCGCGCCCTCAAGGACGCCCCGCTCGACTCGCTCCGGTGGGTCGACCCGTGGACGCTCGCGAACTTCCTCATGAACGAGCACCCCCAGACGGTCGCTTTCATCCTCTGCCTGCTCGAGCCGACCCGGGCGGCGGAAATCCTCGGGTTCTTCAACGAAGCCCTGCGGGCCGACGTCGCGGTGCGGATCGCCACGACCGAGAGGATCCCCGAGTCCGCCATCGAGGAGATCCGGGGCGCGCTCGACGGGCAGCTGGAACTCGGAACGAGCTCCGGGATCAAGTTCGGCGGGATGAAGGCGATCGCCGAGATCCTCAACCAGTCCGACCGGTCGATGGAGGCGGCGGTGTTCAAGAAGATCGAGGAACAGGACAAGCCGCTCGCGGAGTCGATCCGCGAGCTCATGTTCGTGTTCGACGACCTCGTCGAGCTGGACGACCGCGCCATGCAGATGGTCCTGAAAGAGGTGAGCACGGACGAACTCGCGCTCGCGCTGAAGACGGCCGCCGAAGTGCTCAAGACCAAGATCTTCAAGAACATGTCGCAACGGGCGGTCGAGATCCTCAAGGACGAGATCGCAACGAAGGGACCGGTCAAGGTCACCGACGTCGAGAAATCGCAGCAGAAGGTCGTCGGCATCGCGCGGAAGCTCGAGGCGGAGGGGAAGATCGTCATCGGCGGCCGCGGCGGCGAGGAACTCGTTGTATAA
- a CDS encoding sigma-54 dependent transcriptional regulator, protein MKPILVVDDDPQMRSALTEAIQRIGFGADACENGKEAIGRISRAGYSLVVTDMKMPGMDGLSLLREIRRRSATQPVVVITGYATVENAIETMREGATDYLLKPFSFDALKKTVLSVMARTAGEREFLTADPGMRKILALARNIAASDITVLAQGESGTGKELLARYIHRMGRRAGKPFVAVNCAAIPENLMESELFGHEKGSFTGATERKKGKIELADGGTILLDEIGEMPLLLQAKLLRVLQEREVDRVGGKEPVPVDVRVVATTNRDLQKECREGRFREDLYYRLNVFPIKLPPLRERPADIPLLAAHFAEKFSAAEEKAIRGFTAEGIALLANRPWRGNIRELENVIRRAVLLCPGDAIDVDALLFDEPMEAAGYNGKIRDMEKDLILRTLKEVDGNKARAAELLGVTVRTIRNKLNEYGN, encoded by the coding sequence GTGAAGCCGATCCTCGTCGTGGACGACGACCCGCAGATGCGGTCGGCCCTGACGGAGGCGATCCAGCGGATCGGCTTCGGCGCCGACGCCTGCGAGAACGGCAAGGAGGCGATCGGCCGGATCTCCCGCGCCGGCTACTCGCTGGTCGTGACCGACATGAAGATGCCAGGGATGGACGGGCTGTCCCTCCTCCGGGAGATCCGCCGCCGCAGCGCGACCCAGCCCGTCGTCGTCATCACGGGCTACGCGACCGTGGAGAACGCCATCGAGACGATGCGGGAAGGGGCGACGGATTATCTCCTGAAGCCGTTCTCCTTCGACGCGCTCAAGAAGACCGTCCTGTCCGTGATGGCCCGGACGGCCGGCGAGCGGGAGTTCCTGACGGCCGACCCGGGAATGCGGAAGATCCTCGCCCTCGCCCGGAACATCGCCGCGAGCGACATCACGGTCCTGGCCCAGGGGGAGAGCGGCACGGGGAAGGAGCTCCTCGCGCGCTACATCCACCGGATGGGACGGCGGGCCGGAAAGCCGTTCGTCGCCGTCAACTGCGCCGCGATTCCCGAGAACCTGATGGAGTCCGAGCTGTTCGGGCACGAGAAGGGGTCGTTCACCGGCGCCACGGAGAGGAAGAAGGGAAAGATCGAGCTCGCGGACGGGGGGACGATCCTGCTCGACGAGATCGGCGAGATGCCGCTCCTGCTCCAGGCGAAGCTTCTCCGGGTTCTCCAGGAGAGGGAGGTCGACCGGGTCGGAGGCAAGGAGCCCGTGCCGGTCGATGTCCGCGTCGTGGCGACGACGAACCGGGACCTCCAGAAGGAGTGCCGGGAAGGGCGCTTCCGCGAGGATCTCTACTACCGGCTCAACGTGTTCCCGATCAAGCTGCCCCCCTTGAGGGAGCGCCCGGCGGACATTCCGTTGCTCGCGGCCCACTTCGCGGAAAAATTTTCCGCGGCCGAGGAGAAGGCGATCCGGGGATTCACGGCGGAGGGAATCGCGCTTCTTGCGAACCGGCCGTGGCGCGGGAACATCCGGGAGCTCGAGAACGTCATCCGGCGGGCCGTGCTTCTCTGCCCGGGAGACGCGATCGACGTCGACGCCCTCCTGTTCGACGAACCGATGGAAGCTGCCGGATACAATGGAAAAATCCGGGACATGGAAAAGGATCTGATCCTTCGGACCCTCAAGGAGGTCGACGGCAACAAGGCCCGGGCCGCGGAGCTGCTCGGGGTGACCGTCCGGACCATCCGGAACAAGCTGAACGAGTACGGAAACTGA